A genomic segment from Klebsiella africana encodes:
- the mlaC gene encoding phospholipid-binding protein MlaC, with amino-acid sequence MFKRLLMVAMLVIAPLTAAQAADQSNPYKLMNEAAQKTFDRLKNEQPKIKANPNYLRDIVDQELLPYVQVKYAGALVLGRYYKEATPAQREAYFAAFREYLKQAYGQALAMYHGQTYQIAPEQPLGDATIVPIRVTIVDPNGRPPVRLDFQWRKNTQTGNWQAYDMIAEGVSMITTKQNEWSDLLRTKGVDGLTAQLKAISAQPITLEQKK; translated from the coding sequence ATGTTTAAACGCTTACTCATGGTCGCCATGCTGGTGATTGCCCCGCTGACCGCCGCCCAGGCGGCAGACCAGTCCAACCCGTATAAGCTGATGAATGAAGCGGCGCAGAAAACCTTCGATCGCCTGAAGAATGAACAGCCGAAGATTAAAGCCAACCCTAACTATCTGCGCGACATCGTTGATCAGGAACTGTTGCCATATGTGCAGGTGAAATATGCCGGCGCGCTGGTGCTGGGCCGCTACTACAAAGAAGCGACTCCGGCGCAGCGTGAAGCCTACTTTGCCGCTTTCCGTGAGTACCTGAAGCAAGCCTACGGCCAGGCGCTGGCGATGTATCATGGCCAGACTTATCAGATTGCCCCGGAGCAGCCGCTGGGCGATGCCACCATTGTGCCTATCCGCGTGACCATCGTCGATCCGAACGGCCGTCCGCCGGTGCGTCTGGACTTCCAGTGGCGTAAAAACACCCAGACCGGCAACTGGCAGGCCTACGATATGATCGCCGAAGGCGTCAGCATGATCACCACCAAACAGAATGAGTGGAGCGATCTGCTGCGCACCAAGGGCGTTGACGGTCTGACTGCGCAGCTGAAAGCGATCTCTGCGCAGCCGATCACCCTGGAACAGAAAAAATAA
- a CDS encoding DMT family transporter, which translates to MKQQAGIGIILALTTAMCWGALPIAMKQVLEVMAPPTVVFYRFLMASIGLGAILAIKGKLPPLRIFRKPRWLVLLAIATGGLFGNFILFSSSLQYLSPTASQVIGQLSPVGMMVASVVILKERMRGTQVVGALMLLSGLVMFFNTSLIEIFTRLTDYTWGVIFGVAAATVWVSYGVAQKVLLRRLASQQILFLLYTLCTIALLPLAEPGVISRLSSWQLACLIFCGLNTLVGYGALAEAMARWQAAQVSALITLTPLFTLLFSDLLSMAWPDVFARPMLNLIGYLGAFVVVAGAMYSAIGHRLWGRWRKREAVVPLPRSGE; encoded by the coding sequence ATGAAGCAGCAGGCTGGGATTGGCATTATTCTGGCGCTCACTACCGCCATGTGTTGGGGAGCGCTGCCGATTGCGATGAAGCAGGTTCTTGAGGTGATGGCGCCGCCTACGGTGGTGTTTTATCGCTTCCTGATGGCCAGTATTGGGCTTGGTGCTATCCTCGCGATTAAAGGCAAGCTGCCGCCGCTGCGGATTTTCCGCAAGCCGCGCTGGCTGGTGCTATTAGCGATTGCCACCGGCGGCCTGTTCGGTAACTTCATTCTGTTCAGTTCTTCCCTGCAATACCTCAGCCCCACGGCATCTCAGGTCATCGGCCAGCTATCGCCGGTGGGGATGATGGTGGCTAGCGTCGTAATCCTGAAAGAGCGCATGCGCGGCACCCAGGTGGTAGGCGCATTGATGTTGCTCAGCGGGCTGGTGATGTTCTTCAACACCAGCCTGATTGAAATCTTTACCCGTCTCACGGATTACACGTGGGGGGTAATTTTCGGCGTTGCTGCCGCGACAGTGTGGGTAAGCTACGGCGTCGCGCAAAAGGTGTTATTGCGCCGTCTGGCATCTCAGCAGATACTGTTTTTGCTGTACACTTTATGTACGATTGCATTACTGCCGCTTGCTGAGCCCGGAGTGATTTCCCGGTTAAGCAGCTGGCAACTGGCATGCCTGATTTTTTGCGGGCTCAATACCCTGGTCGGCTACGGGGCGCTGGCGGAAGCCATGGCGCGCTGGCAGGCGGCGCAGGTCAGCGCGTTAATCACCTTGACGCCACTGTTTACGCTACTGTTTTCTGATTTATTATCAATGGCCTGGCCCGATGTTTTCGCCAGACCGATGTTAAACCTGATTGGTTATCTCGGTGCGTTTGTCGTGGTTGCGGGCGCGATGTATTCCGCCATCGGCCATCGCCTTTGGGGGCGTTGGCGTAAGCGAGAGGCGGTAGTACCGCTGCCCCGCTCAGGCGAATGA
- the ibaG gene encoding BolA family iron metabolism protein IbaG — protein sequence MENHEIQTVLMNALPLQEVHVSGDGSHFQVIAVGEMFDGMSRVKKQQSVYAPLMEYIADNRIHALSIKAFTPQEWARDRKLNGF from the coding sequence ATGGAAAATCATGAAATTCAGACCGTGCTGATGAACGCACTCCCCCTCCAGGAAGTCCACGTCTCTGGCGATGGCAGCCACTTTCAGGTTATTGCTGTGGGTGAGATGTTCGATGGCATGAGTCGGGTTAAAAAGCAGCAGAGCGTCTATGCGCCGCTGATGGAATATATTGCTGACAACCGCATCCATGCGCTGTCGATCAAGGCCTTTACTCCTCAGGAGTGGGCGCGAGACCGCAAACTAAATGGCTTCTAA
- the mlaE gene encoding lipid asymmetry maintenance ABC transporter permease subunit MlaE, with translation MLFNALAALGHRGIKTTATFGRAGLMLFNAVVGKPEFRKHAPLLVRQLYNVGVLSMLIIIVSGLFIGMVLGLQGYLVLTTYSAETSLGMLVALSLLRELGPVVAALLFAGRAGSALTAEIGLMRATEQLSSMEMMAVDPLRRVISPRFWAGVISLPLLTIIFVAVGIWGGALVGVSWKGIDGGFFWTAMQNAVDWRMDLVNCLIKSLVFAITVTWIALFNGYDAIPTSAGISRATTRTVVHASLAVLGLDFVLTALMFGN, from the coding sequence ATGCTGTTTAATGCGCTGGCCGCGCTAGGGCATCGCGGGATTAAAACTACCGCGACGTTTGGACGCGCCGGATTAATGCTTTTCAACGCCGTTGTCGGCAAACCAGAGTTTCGCAAGCACGCGCCGCTGCTGGTTCGTCAGCTCTACAACGTTGGCGTTTTGTCGATGCTGATTATTATTGTCTCGGGCCTGTTCATCGGTATGGTGCTCGGGCTGCAGGGGTATCTGGTTTTAACTACTTACAGTGCAGAGACCAGTCTTGGCATGCTGGTGGCGCTGTCGCTGCTGCGCGAGCTGGGGCCGGTGGTTGCCGCGCTGCTGTTTGCCGGGCGCGCCGGGTCGGCGCTGACCGCCGAGATTGGCCTGATGCGGGCCACGGAACAGCTCTCCAGTATGGAGATGATGGCGGTGGATCCGCTGCGTCGCGTCATTTCTCCACGTTTCTGGGCCGGTGTCATTTCGCTGCCGCTGCTGACGATTATCTTCGTCGCGGTGGGGATCTGGGGCGGTGCGCTGGTGGGCGTGAGCTGGAAGGGCATTGACGGTGGTTTTTTCTGGACCGCGATGCAAAACGCCGTCGACTGGCGAATGGATCTGGTCAACTGCCTGATTAAGAGCCTGGTATTTGCCATTACGGTAACCTGGATTGCGTTATTCAATGGTTATGACGCTATCCCCACTTCCGCCGGGATTAGCCGGGCGACAACGCGCACCGTGGTGCATGCGTCGCTGGCGGTTCTGGGGCTGGATTTTGTGCTGACTGCGCTGATGTTTGGGAATTGA
- the kdsD gene encoding arabinose-5-phosphate isomerase KdsD — protein MTRDNIMSQIDLPTDFDFQQAGRQVLEIEREGLAQLDQYINEDFTHACETIFRCGGKVVVMGMGKSGHIGRKMAATFASTGTSAFFVHPGEAAHGDLGMVTPQDVVIALSNSGESNEILALIPVLKRQQVKLICITSRPESSMARAADIHLCVKVPKEACPLGLAPTSSTTAALVMGDALAVALLEARGFTAEDFALSHPGGALGRKLLLRVNDIMHTGDEIPHVGLQATLRDALLEITRKNLGMTAICDDNMNIIGIFTDGDLRRVFDTGVDMRDASIADVMTRGGIRIRPGTLAVDALNLMQSRHITCVLVADGDHLLGVVHMHDLLRAGVV, from the coding sequence ATGACTCGGGATAACATCATGTCGCAAATAGATTTGCCCACGGATTTTGACTTTCAACAGGCAGGCCGTCAGGTGCTGGAAATTGAACGTGAAGGTCTGGCCCAGCTCGATCAATATATAAATGAAGATTTTACCCATGCCTGCGAAACCATTTTCCGCTGCGGCGGAAAAGTCGTGGTGATGGGGATGGGCAAATCTGGCCACATTGGCCGCAAAATGGCCGCCACTTTCGCCAGTACCGGTACCTCAGCATTTTTTGTCCATCCCGGTGAAGCCGCGCACGGTGATTTAGGTATGGTAACGCCGCAGGATGTGGTGATTGCGCTGTCAAACTCTGGCGAATCGAATGAGATACTGGCGCTGATCCCGGTTCTGAAACGCCAGCAGGTGAAACTTATCTGCATCACCAGTCGACCGGAGAGCAGCATGGCGCGCGCGGCGGATATTCACCTGTGCGTGAAAGTGCCCAAAGAGGCCTGCCCGTTAGGGCTGGCGCCCACCTCCAGCACCACCGCGGCGCTGGTAATGGGCGATGCCCTCGCCGTCGCTCTGCTGGAAGCCCGCGGCTTTACCGCCGAAGATTTCGCCCTGTCTCATCCGGGTGGCGCACTTGGTCGTAAGCTGTTGCTACGCGTCAATGATATTATGCATACCGGTGATGAAATCCCGCACGTCGGCTTACAGGCCACCCTGCGTGATGCGCTACTGGAAATCACGCGTAAAAATTTAGGCATGACTGCCATCTGCGATGACAATATGAATATCATCGGCATTTTCACCGATGGCGACCTGCGCCGGGTCTTCGATACCGGCGTCGATATGCGCGATGCCAGCATTGCCGACGTCATGACCCGGGGAGGGATCCGCATCCGTCCCGGCACCCTGGCGGTGGATGCGCTTAACCTGATGCAATCCCGTCATATTACCTGCGTGCTGGTTGCCGATGGCGACCATCTGCTGGGTGTGGTACATATGCACGATCTGCTGCGCGCGGGCGTAGTGTAA
- the sfsB gene encoding DNA-binding transcriptional regulator SfsB, which produces MDKFIDWHPADIVAGLRKRGTSLAAESRRHGLSSSTLANALTRPWPKGELIIATALETQPWVIWPSRYHDPVTHEFIDRTQMMRQKKMNK; this is translated from the coding sequence ATGGATAAGTTCATCGACTGGCATCCCGCAGATATTGTTGCCGGATTACGTAAACGGGGAACATCGCTGGCGGCAGAGTCGCGACGGCACGGCCTGAGTTCTTCAACACTGGCTAACGCCCTGACCCGCCCCTGGCCGAAAGGCGAATTGATTATCGCCACGGCGCTGGAAACGCAGCCATGGGTCATCTGGCCATCGCGCTACCACGACCCGGTGACTCATGAGTTTATCGACAGAACGCAGATGATGCGTCAGAAGAAGATGAACAAGTGA
- a CDS encoding calcium/sodium antiporter produces MLLATALLIIGLLLVVYSADRLVYAASILCRMLGIPPLIIGMTVVSIGTCLPEIMVSTAASLHGQTDLAVGTALGSNITNILLILGLAALLRPFTVHSDILRRELPLMLLVSVLAGLVLYDGQLSRLDGLFLLTLAFLWLLFTIKIARLAERQGSDSLTREQLAELPREGSLPVALLWLGVAMIVMPMATRMVVDNATVLANFFAISELTVGLTVIAIGTSLPELATAIAGARKGEDDIAIGNIIGANILNIALVLGLPALIAPGTFAAEAFTRDYGVMLLVSLIFAVLCWRRQQQPGRLVGALLVGGFVVWLAMLFWTAPLFVE; encoded by the coding sequence ATGCTCTTAGCGACGGCTCTGTTAATTATTGGTTTATTGCTGGTTGTCTACAGCGCCGATCGTCTGGTCTATGCCGCTTCTATTCTGTGTCGCATGTTGGGGATCCCGCCGCTGATCATCGGTATGACGGTGGTGAGTATTGGCACCTGCCTGCCAGAGATCATGGTTTCCACCGCGGCCTCGCTGCACGGGCAGACCGATCTGGCGGTCGGCACTGCGCTCGGCTCCAACATCACCAATATCTTACTGATCCTCGGTCTCGCCGCCTTACTCAGGCCATTTACCGTGCATTCTGATATTCTGCGCCGCGAATTACCGCTAATGTTGCTGGTGAGCGTGCTGGCGGGACTGGTGCTCTACGATGGACAACTTTCCCGTCTCGATGGGCTATTTTTGCTGACGCTAGCGTTTCTTTGGCTGCTGTTCACCATCAAAATCGCTCGTCTGGCGGAGCGCCAGGGAAGCGATAGTCTGACCCGGGAACAGCTGGCGGAACTGCCACGCGAAGGGTCGCTGCCGGTCGCTCTGCTCTGGTTAGGGGTGGCGATGATTGTCATGCCGATGGCCACCCGTATGGTGGTGGATAACGCGACGGTACTGGCGAACTTTTTTGCCATCAGCGAACTGACCGTCGGCTTAACGGTTATCGCTATCGGCACCAGCCTGCCAGAGCTGGCTACCGCCATCGCTGGCGCGCGGAAAGGAGAAGATGATATTGCCATCGGCAATATTATCGGCGCAAACATCCTCAATATTGCGCTGGTGCTGGGGCTACCCGCGCTGATTGCGCCGGGGACTTTTGCCGCTGAAGCCTTTACCCGCGATTATGGCGTGATGCTGCTGGTCAGTCTGATCTTCGCGGTACTGTGCTGGCGCCGCCAGCAGCAGCCGGGACGACTGGTTGGCGCACTGCTGGTCGGCGGCTTTGTAGTTTGGTTGGCGATGCTGTTCTGGACAGCGCCGCTCTTCGTTGAATGA
- the ispB gene encoding octaprenyl diphosphate synthase, which produces MNLEKINELTAQDMAGVNATILEQLNSDVQLINQLGYYIVSGGGKRIRPMIAVLAARAVGYQGSAHVTIAALIEFIHTATLLHDDVVDESDMRRGKATANAAFGNAASVLVGDFIYTRAFQMMTQLGSLKILEVMSEAVNVIAEGEVLQLMNVNDPDITEENYMRVIYSKTARLFEAASQCAGLLADCTAEEERALQDYGRYLGTAFQLIDDLLDYSSDGERLGKNVGDDLNEGKPTLPLLHAMHHGTPDQSAMIRGAIEQGNGRHLLDAVLETMATCGSLEWTQKRAEEEADKAIAALQILPDTPWREALIGLAHIAVQRDH; this is translated from the coding sequence ATGAATTTAGAAAAAATCAATGAGTTAACCGCGCAAGATATGGCGGGTGTCAATGCGACGATTCTTGAGCAACTCAACTCCGATGTTCAGCTTATCAATCAGTTAGGCTATTACATCGTCAGCGGCGGCGGCAAACGCATTCGCCCGATGATTGCTGTGCTCGCCGCACGCGCGGTGGGCTATCAGGGGAGCGCGCATGTCACTATTGCTGCGCTGATTGAATTTATTCATACCGCCACCCTGCTCCATGACGACGTCGTCGATGAGTCAGATATGCGTCGCGGCAAAGCCACGGCCAATGCGGCGTTCGGCAATGCCGCCAGCGTGCTGGTCGGCGATTTTATCTATACGCGCGCCTTCCAGATGATGACCCAGCTGGGCTCACTGAAGATCCTCGAAGTTATGTCGGAAGCAGTGAACGTCATCGCCGAAGGCGAAGTGCTGCAGCTGATGAACGTCAACGACCCGGATATCACGGAAGAGAACTACATGCGCGTCATCTACAGCAAGACGGCGCGTCTGTTTGAGGCAGCCTCCCAGTGTGCCGGCCTGCTGGCAGACTGCACTGCGGAAGAAGAGCGCGCGTTGCAGGATTATGGCCGCTATCTCGGCACCGCTTTTCAGCTGATCGACGATTTACTCGACTACAGTTCGGACGGCGAGCGGCTCGGTAAAAACGTCGGTGATGACCTGAACGAGGGTAAACCGACGCTGCCGCTGCTGCACGCCATGCACCACGGTACGCCCGATCAATCGGCGATGATCCGCGGGGCGATCGAACAGGGTAATGGCCGTCATCTGCTGGATGCCGTGCTGGAAACGATGGCCACCTGCGGTTCGCTGGAGTGGACGCAGAAGCGTGCCGAAGAAGAAGCGGACAAAGCCATTGCCGCGCTGCAAATCCTCCCGGACACCCCCTGGCGTGAAGCCTTGATCGGGCTGGCGCATATCGCGGTTCAGCGCGATCATTAA
- the rpmA gene encoding 50S ribosomal protein L27 has protein sequence MAHKKAGGSTRNGRDSEAKRLGVKRFGGEAVLAGSIIVRQRGTKFHAGTNVGCGRDHTLFALTDGKVKFEVKGPKNRKFISIVAE, from the coding sequence ATGGCACATAAAAAGGCTGGCGGCTCGACTCGTAACGGTCGCGATTCAGAAGCTAAACGTCTGGGCGTAAAACGTTTCGGCGGTGAAGCAGTTCTGGCAGGTAGCATCATCGTTCGTCAACGTGGTACCAAATTCCACGCTGGCACCAACGTTGGTTGCGGCCGTGACCACACTCTGTTCGCTTTGACTGACGGTAAAGTCAAGTTCGAAGTTAAAGGCCCGAAAAACCGTAAATTCATCAGCATCGTTGCTGAATAA
- the mlaF gene encoding phospholipid ABC transporter ATP-binding protein MlaF has product MSQTQANLVEVRGIRFSRGDRVIFDDISLSVPRGKITAIMGPSGIGKTTLLRLIGGQIPPDRGEILFDGENVPQMTRSRLYTVRKRMSMLFQSGALFTDLNVFDNVAYPLREHTHLPPALLHTTVMMKLEAVGLRGAAKLMPSELSGGMARRAALARAIALEPDLIMFDEPFVGQDPITMGVLVKLISELNSTLGVTCIVVSHDVPEVLSIADYAYIVADKKIVAHGSAQSLRENADPRVRQFIDGIADGPVPFRYPAGDYHHDLLGIGS; this is encoded by the coding sequence ATGAGCCAAACTCAGGCGAATTTAGTTGAAGTGCGCGGTATCCGCTTTTCTCGCGGCGATCGTGTGATCTTCGACGACATCTCGCTGTCGGTGCCGCGCGGTAAAATTACTGCGATTATGGGACCTTCGGGGATCGGCAAGACTACCCTGTTACGCCTGATCGGCGGGCAGATCCCGCCGGACAGGGGAGAGATCCTGTTTGATGGCGAGAACGTGCCGCAGATGACACGTTCGCGTCTTTATACGGTGCGTAAGCGGATGAGCATGCTGTTCCAGTCCGGTGCGCTGTTCACCGATCTCAATGTCTTTGATAACGTTGCCTATCCGCTGCGCGAACATACGCATCTCCCTCCTGCGCTGCTGCATACGACGGTAATGATGAAGCTGGAAGCGGTGGGGCTACGCGGTGCGGCGAAGTTAATGCCTTCCGAGCTTTCCGGCGGGATGGCGCGCCGTGCCGCGCTGGCGAGAGCCATTGCCCTGGAGCCGGATCTGATTATGTTCGACGAACCGTTCGTCGGGCAGGATCCTATCACCATGGGCGTGCTGGTGAAGCTAATTTCTGAACTCAACAGTACGCTGGGTGTCACTTGCATCGTGGTTTCGCATGATGTGCCTGAGGTGCTTAGCATCGCGGACTACGCGTATATCGTGGCGGATAAAAAGATTGTCGCCCACGGTAGTGCCCAGTCGCTGCGGGAGAATGCCGATCCTCGGGTTCGTCAGTTCATTGATGGTATTGCCGACGGTCCGGTACCGTTCCGTTATCCGGCTGGCGACTATCACCATGATTTATTAGGCATAGGGAGTTGA
- the rplU gene encoding 50S ribosomal protein L21: MYAVFQSGGKQHRVSEGQTVRLEKLDIATGEAVEFAEVLMIANGEEIKIGVPFVEGGVIKAEVVAHGRGEKVKIVKFRRRKHYRKQQGHRQWFTDVKITGISA, encoded by the coding sequence ATGTACGCGGTTTTCCAAAGTGGTGGTAAACAACACCGAGTAAGCGAAGGTCAGACCGTTCGCCTGGAAAAGCTGGACATCGCAACTGGCGAAGCTGTTGAATTCGCTGAAGTGCTGATGATCGCAAACGGTGAAGAAATCAAGATCGGCGTTCCTTTCGTTGAGGGCGGCGTAATCAAAGCTGAAGTTGTTGCTCACGGTCGTGGCGAGAAAGTTAAAATCGTTAAGTTTCGTCGTCGTAAACACTATCGTAAGCAGCAGGGCCATCGTCAGTGGTTCACTGATGTGAAAATCACTGGCATCAGCGCCTAA
- the murA gene encoding UDP-N-acetylglucosamine 1-carboxyvinyltransferase, with product MDKFRVQGPTRLQGEVTISGAKNAALPILFSALLAEEPVEIQNVPKLKDIDTTMKLLSQLGAKVERNGSVWIDAGPVDVFCAPYELVKTMRASIWALGPLVARFGQGQVSLPGGCAIGARPVDLHISGLEQLGAEIKLEEGYVKASVNGRLKGAHIVMDKVSVGATVTIMSAATLAEGTTIIENAAREPEIVDTANFLNALGAKITGQGTDRITIEGVQRLGGGVYRVLPDRIETGTFLVAAAISGGKILCRNAQPDTLDAVLAKLRDAGADIETGEDWISLDMHGNRPKAVNVRTAPHPGFPTDMQAQFTLLNLVAEGTGVITETIFENRFMHIPELIRMGAHAEIESNTAICHGVKQLSGAQVMATDLRASASLVLAGCIAEGTTIVDRIYHIDRGYERIEDKLQALGANIQRVKGE from the coding sequence ATGGATAAATTCCGTGTTCAGGGGCCGACTCGCCTACAGGGCGAAGTCACCATCTCCGGTGCAAAAAACGCCGCCCTGCCAATCCTCTTTTCCGCGCTGCTTGCTGAAGAGCCGGTAGAGATCCAGAACGTACCTAAGCTGAAAGACATCGACACCACCATGAAGCTGCTGAGCCAGCTGGGCGCGAAGGTTGAGCGCAATGGCTCGGTATGGATTGATGCTGGCCCGGTAGACGTATTCTGTGCTCCATACGAATTGGTTAAAACCATGCGCGCTTCTATCTGGGCGCTGGGCCCGCTGGTGGCGCGTTTTGGTCAGGGGCAAGTGTCTTTACCAGGCGGCTGCGCTATTGGTGCGCGTCCGGTCGATCTGCACATTAGTGGGCTGGAGCAACTGGGTGCCGAGATCAAACTGGAAGAAGGTTATGTTAAAGCCTCGGTCAATGGTCGTCTGAAAGGCGCGCATATCGTGATGGATAAAGTGAGCGTCGGCGCCACCGTCACCATCATGAGCGCAGCGACCCTCGCCGAGGGGACGACGATTATCGAAAACGCCGCTCGCGAGCCAGAGATCGTCGATACCGCGAATTTCCTTAACGCGCTGGGCGCAAAAATTACCGGTCAGGGCACCGACCGCATCACTATCGAAGGCGTGCAGCGTCTGGGTGGCGGCGTATACCGTGTACTGCCGGACCGTATCGAAACCGGTACTTTCCTGGTCGCCGCGGCGATTTCTGGCGGTAAGATCCTTTGCCGTAACGCGCAGCCGGATACCCTGGATGCCGTACTGGCGAAGCTGCGCGACGCCGGGGCTGACATCGAAACGGGCGAAGACTGGATCAGCCTTGATATGCACGGCAACCGTCCGAAAGCGGTTAACGTGCGTACCGCGCCGCACCCGGGCTTCCCGACCGATATGCAGGCCCAGTTCACGCTGCTTAACCTGGTGGCGGAAGGGACCGGTGTGATCACCGAAACGATCTTTGAAAACCGCTTCATGCACATTCCGGAGCTGATCCGTATGGGGGCGCACGCGGAGATTGAGAGCAATACCGCTATTTGTCACGGCGTGAAGCAGCTTTCTGGCGCGCAGGTGATGGCAACCGATTTGCGCGCGTCGGCGAGTCTGGTGCTGGCTGGCTGTATCGCTGAAGGAACCACCATCGTCGATCGCATCTATCATATCGACCGCGGCTATGAGCGTATCGAAGATAAACTGCAGGCGCTGGGTGCCAATATTCAGCGCGTGAAGGGCGAGTAA
- the mlaD gene encoding outer membrane lipid asymmetry maintenance protein MlaD, producing MQTKKNEIWVGVFLLVALLAALFVCLKAANVTSLRTEPTYRLYATFDNIGGLKARSPVRIGGVVVGRVADITLDPKTYLPRVELDIDQRYNHIPDTSSLAIRTSGLLGEQYLALNVGFEDPDLGTTILKDGGTIQDTKSAMVLEDLIGQFLYNSKGGDNQNSGNDKAEAEGHTDATPAAGTTH from the coding sequence ATGCAAACGAAAAAAAATGAAATCTGGGTAGGGGTATTCTTACTGGTAGCGCTGCTGGCGGCGCTGTTTGTCTGCCTGAAAGCGGCGAACGTCACCTCGCTACGTACCGAGCCGACTTATCGTCTTTATGCGACCTTCGATAACATCGGCGGCCTGAAGGCGCGTTCGCCGGTACGCATCGGCGGTGTAGTTGTGGGGCGGGTAGCGGACATCACCCTCGACCCGAAAACTTATCTACCACGCGTAGAGCTCGATATCGATCAGCGCTACAACCATATCCCGGATACCAGTTCTTTGGCGATCCGCACCTCGGGCCTGCTTGGCGAGCAGTATCTGGCGCTGAACGTCGGTTTTGAAGACCCGGACCTCGGGACGACTATCCTTAAAGACGGCGGCACTATCCAGGACACCAAGTCCGCCATGGTGCTAGAAGATCTGATTGGTCAGTTCCTTTATAACAGTAAGGGCGGCGACAATCAGAATTCTGGCAATGATAAGGCCGAGGCAGAAGGTCATACTGACGCGACGCCGGCAGCCGGCACGACGCATTAA
- the mlaB gene encoding lipid asymmetry maintenance protein MlaB, with amino-acid sequence MTGQLSWTREGETLALHGELDQDLLVPLWEARAQATEGAGIIDLSHITRVDTAGLALLVHFVALIRRHGREAQLIGKSENLQTLIGLYNLPVDMIP; translated from the coding sequence ATGACCGGGCAGCTGAGCTGGACTCGCGAGGGCGAGACGCTGGCGCTGCACGGAGAGCTGGACCAGGATCTGCTGGTCCCACTCTGGGAGGCGCGGGCTCAGGCGACAGAGGGGGCGGGGATCATCGATCTTAGCCACATCACACGTGTGGACACCGCTGGCCTGGCGCTGTTAGTGCACTTTGTGGCGCTGATACGCCGTCATGGCCGGGAAGCGCAGCTGATCGGTAAGAGCGAGAATCTGCAAACGCTGATCGGTCTTTACAACCTGCCTGTCGATATGATCCCATAA